Sequence from the bacterium genome:
CGATCAGCAGCGCCGTGTTGTACAGCACCCCGTGGTCGTTCTCCAGGATACCGACTATGATATACATTTTATGCTTGCGGGCCAGAGCGGACAGGTGCTCGCTGAGCGGCCCCGGCACGCTCTCGGCTTTCTGCAGGGTGGGGACATCCGCCCGTCCGGGCAGGGTGATAGTCTCGCCCAGCAGAAGGATGTCGCAACCCTGAGCGCCGGCCTGGTCGATCAGCGGATCGTACTGCCCGGCCGCCTCCAGGTTGGTCTTGACCCCGCTCGGACGGTAGTCGGCCGCGGCCACCCGCACCTTGCGCGGCTGCGGCTCGGCCACACGGCGCAGGCTCACCCGGTCCCAGTAGATTTCACCCTGCGGGCAGTGGCTCAGGAAAAGCTCCACCCGCACCTGGGCTGCCTTCTCGGGCGGACGGCAGACAACGTGCACTCTCTGCCAGTCGCCCTCGCCGCCTTCCTGGGGCACCTCATCCGGCATCGTGACCCGCTGGCCGCTCTCATCCAGCCAGTCCAGGCGGGCCATGGCCTGACGGCGGGGCCAGGGCACGCCGCGCGCCTGGAACCAGGCCTCGAACTCATAACATTGCGACGGGTCGATCCCCTTTAGCTCGGTGCGCCAGCAACCGCTGGCCGCCTCCTGCCCTGCCCCGCGGATGCAGAGAGCGCCGGGCGCGCCCAGGCTGGGCCCGGCCACCACGCTGAACTGCGGCGGGAACGCCGCCAGGCGCGCGGCAGTGGACCAGCCTGACGGCAACTCCGCGGCCCCGGTCTGGAAAGAATCCACGTTCAAAAGAATTTCCGCTCCTTCCGCGGCCCGCAAAGTCCCTGTCATCGCGCCGGCAAGCAGCACGGCAGCCATAAGGGACAACCTCACAATTCGTTTCGTCCTCGCGCCTGACATCGCCCGCCGCTCCTGCATGGTCTCTCCTTTCCGTCCGTTCAGCTCTTTATCCTCCGGGTTCCGTTCGCTACAGCGGATAGTTAACAAGAAAAACCATTTCAGGCAAGCCTGCCGTCCCAGTCGGCCCGGCGAAAGGAAGGACACCGTGCAAAAAGATTGAATCCTCGAGCGAACGGTGCTACTGTCAAGCCAGCCCGCATTTTTCCCACAGCTCTTCACGTCCCACAAGGAGGCCCGCGATGCCAGTTCAAAAGTCTCTGCGAATGTTCGCCGGTCTGTCGGTACTGGTCCTCATACTGCTGCTCGCCTGCGGACGTATGGCGCGGCAGAGCAGCGGCGCTTTCGCGCTCAAGGACATCGCCGCCAGCGGGGATGTCACCCTTCTGGAGGGCGCCGACAACCCGCTGGGCGAGCCCTGCCTGCGGCTCACCACCTCCGGCCGGCTGAACCTCCCCGTGGAGCAGTCCCGCTGGGACTCCAGCCGCTACCTGTTGCTGGATGTGATTCACGAGGCCGGGGTGAGCGGCGCGGTGGTCCTGCATTTCTACGAGAAAGGCGACAGCACCTCCTCGTTCACCACGCTCATGGGTGTGATGCCCGGCCTGCGCACCCGCCTGGTGTTCCCGCTGTCGGAGCTGGACGCCCATCGGGTGTTCCTGCCGCGCACGCCTGGACGGCTCAAGGCCGTGATGTGGGGCCGTCCCACCCGGCCCGGGATGCTGAGCGCGGTCACGGTGGAGCTGGACAGCATGGCGCCGGGCCAGAAACTTTATGTCTGCCGGGTCGGGCTGTCCGATTCCCTGCCGGGGTCGTACCCGGTGGATGGGCCCCCGGTGGTGGACAGTCTGGGCCAGTGGCACGCCCGCGACTGGCCGGGCAAGACCGAGAACTCCGAGGCCCTGAAAAACAACCTGGGCGCCGCTCTGGCCACCGCGGGGAACAGCGCTTTCCCCCAGGACTGGAGCCGGTTCGGCGGCTGGAAAAAGCTGCGTTTCAAGCCCAGCGGGTTCTTCCGGGTGGAGAAGACCGCAACGCGCTACTGGCTGGTCGACCCGGAGGGCTGTGCGTTCTTCTCGACCGGGGTGGACGGGGTCGGGCCGGTGCACAACGGCACCCCGGTGGAGGGGATCGAGAACCTGTTCATGTGGCTGCCGCCCAGGGAGGGAGAATACGCTCCGGGCTGGGATGAGCAGTGGGACAAGTGGTCCGCCGATTTCGAGGGCTTCAACCTGATCCGCGCCTTCGGGCCCTCCTGGCGCGAGGACTGGGCGAAGATCAGCCGCGCCCGTATGCTGGACTGGCGTTTCAACACCCTGGGCAACTGGTCGGATGAGCTGGCGGTGCGCTCTTTCGGGCTGCCCTATGTGATCCCGCTGCGGGGATTCCCCTCGGCGGGCGGAGAGCCGATCTTCCGGGATTTCCCGGACGTGTACGACCCGGCTTACGAGCGGAACGCAGTCGCCTGGGCCGCCCAGCTCGAAAGCTCCAAGGACGATCCGCTGATGATCGGCTATTTCCTGGACAACGAGCCGCAGTGGGCGTTCAGCAGCCAGCTCCCGGCGGCCTCCATGCTGGAGACCGGCAAGCCCTCGGCCACGCGCAGCGCGATGGTGGAGTGGCTGAAAGAGCGCTACAAGGATGACCTGGGGGCCCTGAACAGCGCCTGGGGCCAGAGTTTCGGCGCGTTCGACGAGCTGGCCCAGGGCAGCCTGCACCGTCCCGAGGAGTTCTCCAGCCAGGCGCGCGAGGACCTGGCCGCGTTCTCCGAGCAGATGGTCCGCCACTACCTGGAGCCCGCCGCCTCGTCCGCCCGCAGCGCCGACCCCAACCATTTGAACCTGGGCATCCGCTGGGCCGGGCTGGGCCGGTACTGTGCCCTGGCCGGACAGTACTGCGACGTGTTCTCGGTCAACATGTACCGCATGCTCCCCGACACCACGGCCCTGCGTCAGATCGCCGAGCAGTCGGGGCGGCCGGTGCTGATCGGCGAGTACCATTTCGGGGCCACGGACCGCGGTCTGCCCTCCACCGGGCTGCGCGGCGTGACCGACCAGACCCAGCGCGGCCTGGCCTACCGGGCCTATGTCGAGACCGCCGCCTCGATGCCGTTCATGGTCGGCACGCACTATTTTATCTGGAACGACCAGCCGGTGTTCGGGCGGTTTGACGGGGAGAACTACAACATCGGCGTGGTGGATGTCTGCAACACTCCCTACCTGGAATTCGTGGAGGCGGCGCGCCTCACCCACGAACGTATCTACGGCGTGGCCTCGGGCGAGATACCTCCCACCGCCGAGCGGGCGAAAGAGGTGCCGCGGATCGGTTTCTGAAGCGCATCGTGATAAAAGACAAAGCCGGGCCGCGGGGGTATTCCTGCCGCGGCCCGGCTCATTTTTCATACAAGTTCACGCTACTTGCATTCGCTGTCCAGGACGCGCCGCACTTTCTTAAGCAGGGCGATCTGGTTGAACGGTTTCTGCAGGAACTGGGTCCCCTCGTCCAGGATGCCGTTATGCACGATCGAGTTGTCGGTATAGCCGGAGATGTAGAGCACTTTCAGCCCGGGCTTGTCGAGGCTCAGGCTCTGGAAGAGTTCCTTGCCCCCCATGCGCGGCATCACCACGTCGGTTATCAGCAGGTCGATCCGCTCCAGGCCGTACTGCGCGGCGATACGCTCCGCCTCCTCACCGTTGGAGGCCAGGAGCACCGTGTAGCCGCCACGCTCCAGCATCCGGCAGCCGGTCGAGCCGACCAGAGGTTCGTCCTCCACCAGCAGAATGGTCTCGGAGCCGCGCAGATCCTCAAGGCGGTCGGTCTCCAAGCTCCGGTCCAGCGCCTCACCCTCGGTGGCGCGCGGAAGGTAGATTTTAAAAGCCGAGCCCTTGCCCGGCTCGCTGTAGACCCAGATATTGCCGCCGTGCTGCTTCACGATGGCGTAGCAGGTGGCCAGGCCCAGGCCGGTGCCCTTGTCCGGTCCTTTGGTGGTGAAAAACGGATCGAAGATCAGGTCGAGGATTTCCCTGTCCATCCCGATGCCGCTGTCGCTGACCGCAAACATAACAAATTCTCCGGGAGTCACGCCGACGTGGCTCTTGGCGTATTCCTCGTCCAGCTCCATGTTCGCGGTTTCCAGGGTCAGCTTGCCGCCCTGGGGCATGGCATCCACCGCGTTGACCACCAGGTTGGTCAGCACCTGCTCGATCTGGCCGGCATCGGCCTTGACGTTCCAGAGGCTCTCCTCCGGGAGGACCACGAACTCGATATTCTCCCCGATCAGCCGGCGCAGCATCTTATCCACGCTGAGCAGGGTGTCGTTCAGGTTGATTATCACCGGCTCGGCGATCTGGCGCCGCGCGAAAGCCAGGAGCTGGGCGGTCAGGCGGGAGGCGCGCCGGGCGGTGGAGGATATCTCGTCCACAAGCTGGTGACGCTCCTCCTCGGGGATGAGGCCCATGCCGAGCAGATCGGCGTTGCCCAGGATCACGGTGAGCAGGTTGTTGAAATCATGGGCCAGTCCTCCGGCCAGCCGTCCGATGGCCTCCATTTTCTGGGCCTGGAAAAACTGCTTCTCGAGCTGCTTCCGCTCCGTGATATCGGAGGTGAACATGATTATGCCCGACAGCTTGCCACGGCGGCCGCGCAACGGGGCCGCGGCCAGTTGCACCTGGATGCGCATTCCATCCTTGCGTTCCCGCACCACCTCCATCCCAGCCACCGACTCCCCCTCAGCCACCCGGCGGATCAGCGCCAGGAACTCCTCCCTATGGAGCTCCGGAACACTCGGCAGGTCCTTGCCCAGCACCTCCTCCGCTTTCCAGCCGTAGATCCGCTCGGATGAGGCATTCCAGATGGATTTGACGCACCCCTTCAAGTCGAGGTCGAAGATGGCCAGGGGCGAGGTCTCCAGGATCGCGCCGATGATCCCGGCCAGGCTGCGGGCCCGGGTGTCGAGCTGCCTGAGCTCGGTGATGTCCTCGAAAGTCGTGTAGACCTGGTACGGCTGGCTTTCAGCCGGCCTGTAGCGCGGTACGGCGTTGATCTGCAGCCAGCGGTGCTCGGCTTTTTCCGGGTTGTATATCCCGAGCATCACGTTCTTCACCTCTTTACCTGTTATCAGGGCATGGATGGTGGGGTGGCTCTCCCGAGTCAACGGTGAACCGTCCGGCCAGATCGCGCGCCACTCCGGGCTGTCAGCCTTGCGCTCCATCAACTGGGCCTCGGTCAGTCCGAGGATCCTCTCGGCGGCCGGGTTGGCCGATATTATCCGGCCTTCCCTGTCCTGATAGATCACGCCCTGGGCCATGGTCTCGAAAAGCCCGCGATGCTTTTCCTCGCTTTCACGCAGCGTACTCTCGACTTCCTGCTGGGCGACCGCGGCCCGTTCGAGCCGGCGCTGGCTCAGACGGACCAGGAAATAGACCAGCAAACCTGAGACGAAAACGAAAAACCAGCCTTTCACCGCCTGAATCAGCATGTAATCACCCAAGGTATCGGCCAGCATCCTGGCCACCTCGTCCGAAGCGGCGATCCAGATCACCCCCAGCAGGACGTAGATCAGGGCCGCTATCAGGGCCGAAACGCGAAACAATGGATTGCCGTATTGCTTCATCTGGCTGCACCGCCTGAAGCTGCTATGGTTCGGGACAACGGGCATTGGGTATGGAAACTCCGGCTGCCCAGCGCCTTGAAATCGCGACTAAGACAATCTACAAATTTTTTTCGCGATAGATAACACTGAAAGCCTGTCTCACTTTTAATGAGATCGAATACTTGCATTCTCCCTGCCCGGCCGCACGGGTTCAAAAACTCAGAGTTCCCAGCCCGTGCGGTAATTGCGGCGGAGAAGGTCGTTCGCCTCGGGGACGTTGGTCACTTTCATGTTCGCGCTGTCCCACTCCAGCCGCCTGCCGGTGCGCAGGGCCACCGCGCCCAGGCAGACCATCTCGGCCAGGGCGGCCGCGTTCTCGAACCGTCCGGGTGAGGGCTCGCCGCCGCGGATGGCGCGCACCCAGTGCGCGACCCCGCTGACATGCGCCGGCGCGGCCGGGGCGTTGTCCTGGAAATCGCGCATGCGCGCGGCTGGCAGCAGGCGCGGACTGTTGCCCAGGAAATCACCCAGGATCAGGCCCTTGTCCCCCACGAACAGCATGCCGCTTTTCGGCATCTCCTCACCGTCGGCCAGCAGCTCATCCGGGGTGTGGGGACGCATCCCGCCGTCCCACCAATACAGGTCCAAGGCCGGGCGCTCGCCGCGCGCGGCGAAACGGAAACGCATGGTCGCCGCGGTGGGGAAAGCCACATCGTTGACGAGCACGTCGCTCACATGGTCCCGGATCTCGCAGGTGAAGCTTGGGGTGGCCTCCACGCTGACCGGCGCGTCGAGGGCGAACTCGCGGAACACCGGCCAGAGGCTGTAATGGCCCATGTCGCCCAGGATGCCGCTGCCGAAATCGTACCAGCCGCGGAACACGGCGTGGGTGTAGTTGGGGTGGTAGGGACGCTCCGTGCAGGGACCCAGCCAGAGGTCCCAGTCGAACCCGGCGGGCACGGGCGGAGCGCCGACGGGCTTACTCGTCCACTGCGGCCAGATCGGCTTGTCGATCCAGTTGTGCACCTGGCGCAGCGTGCCGATCGCCCCCGAGTCGATCCAGGCCCGGGCGCGGGCCACACCCTCGCCGCTGTTCCAGGCCAGAAGGTGGGTGGCGCAGCCCGTTTCGGCCGCGGTGCGGATACTCAGGCGCGCCTCCTGCATCACGTTGGAGATGGGCTTGTGGGTGGCCGCGGCCAAGCCCTTTTTCATGGCCGCCACGGCGATTGTGGCGTGAAGGTGGTCCGGGGTCATGATCTTGACCGCGTCCAGGCCTTTCTCCTTCTCCAGCAGCTCGCGGAAATCGGCGTAGACCGCACAGCCCTTGTATTTACCCGAGGGCTTGTTCTTTCCGTACCAAGTCTCCACCACCTCCCGCCCGGCTTCCCGTCCCGCCCGGATGCCCTGCTCGCCGCCCCAGGACTGGTCGCTCAGGAACTGGCGGATCTGGTCGCGCAGGCCGTGGCGGTCCCAGTCCACGTAATCCGTGCTGTCGCGGTTGGGGTCGCAGACCGCGGTCACCTGGATATCCTCCATTTCCAGCAACTGGGGCAGCTCGCGCAGCCCCTGGGTGCCCATGCCGATATAGGCCAGGTTGATCCGGTCGCTGGGCGCGACCCGTCCCGCGCGTCCCAGGACCTGCGACGGCACGATGCTGAAAGCCAGGCCGGCCCCGGCGGCCGCGCCCAGAAATCTGCGGCGGTTTATCCTCTTTCTGGACTGCATCGACTCCTCCACGGCTGTGGTGTATCAGTGCCTGTTGGTGAAAGTCATTCGGGTCGATCGGATTTGCGCTGAGTCAAGCTGTGTCCGGGACCGCGTCCGGGGGGCGGACCTCAGCCCGGGAGCCGGGACAGAACAATAAGCTGCCGTCGCCGGCTCTAAACCGAACCTGATAATGGTTGGAAATGATTTTCAGTTGGATGTGGAACCTGTGGGGTATTATACCGCATGCGAAGCAGGGTTTTCAAAGAAAAAATCATTCCAGCTCTCAAACCGTGCAGCCGGCGTCAGGCTCACCGGGGCACGAAGCCTCACCCGGCCCAGGCGAAAGGAAGCTCACCACCGCGCAACGTCAAGTCAGATAACGGGATACGACCTTGTATGGCGGCGTTTCCCGCACTCCGGTCCGCAGTCAGATATTGTCGAACCCGCCGTGGGCCTTGACCATGTTGAACAGGGTGATGGAGCTGTCGGAATCGATTTCGGTGAATTCCAGCCCCATTCCGGCCGGTTGCTCACTCGCGGCTTTCTGCGACCGGACGACCTGGAAAGAGGCGTTGACTTCCTCGCTCTGGCTCCCGAACTGCAGGTGGAT
This genomic interval carries:
- a CDS encoding carbon-nitrogen hydrolase family protein, whose amino-acid sequence is MDSFQTGAAELPSGWSTAARLAAFPPQFSVVAGPSLGAPGALCIRGAGQEAASGCWRTELKGIDPSQCYEFEAWFQARGVPWPRRQAMARLDWLDESGQRVTMPDEVPQEGGEGDWQRVHVVCRPPEKAAQVRVELFLSHCPQGEIYWDRVSLRRVAEPQPRKVRVAAADYRPSGVKTNLEAAGQYDPLIDQAGAQGCDILLLGETITLPGRADVPTLQKAESVPGPLSEHLSALARKHKMYIIVGILENDHGVLYNTALLIDRQGQVAGRYRKVHLPLDDLEGGVTPGDSYPVFDTDFGRIGIMICYDLQFPEPSRAMTIQGAEVLFCPNWGSDFPPAGRALENQVYVVSSGYDTPTDIVGPDGKVLARSEKKPGLAVAEIDLNRGLREPGFARRRQYLLRELRPDIIIPGYNR
- a CDS encoding PAS domain S-box protein: MKQYGNPLFRVSALIAALIYVLLGVIWIAASDEVARMLADTLGDYMLIQAVKGWFFVFVSGLLVYFLVRLSQRRLERAAVAQQEVESTLRESEEKHRGLFETMAQGVIYQDREGRIISANPAAERILGLTEAQLMERKADSPEWRAIWPDGSPLTRESHPTIHALITGKEVKNVMLGIYNPEKAEHRWLQINAVPRYRPAESQPYQVYTTFEDITELRQLDTRARSLAGIIGAILETSPLAIFDLDLKGCVKSIWNASSERIYGWKAEEVLGKDLPSVPELHREEFLALIRRVAEGESVAGMEVVRERKDGMRIQVQLAAAPLRGRRGKLSGIIMFTSDITERKQLEKQFFQAQKMEAIGRLAGGLAHDFNNLLTVILGNADLLGMGLIPEEERHQLVDEISSTARRASRLTAQLLAFARRQIAEPVIINLNDTLLSVDKMLRRLIGENIEFVVLPEESLWNVKADAGQIEQVLTNLVVNAVDAMPQGGKLTLETANMELDEEYAKSHVGVTPGEFVMFAVSDSGIGMDREILDLIFDPFFTTKGPDKGTGLGLATCYAIVKQHGGNIWVYSEPGKGSAFKIYLPRATEGEALDRSLETDRLEDLRGSETILLVEDEPLVGSTGCRMLERGGYTVLLASNGEEAERIAAQYGLERIDLLITDVVMPRMGGKELFQSLSLDKPGLKVLYISGYTDNSIVHNGILDEGTQFLQKPFNQIALLKKVRRVLDSECK
- a CDS encoding Gfo/Idh/MocA family oxidoreductase; protein product: MQSRKRINRRRFLGAAAGAGLAFSIVPSQVLGRAGRVAPSDRINLAYIGMGTQGLRELPQLLEMEDIQVTAVCDPNRDSTDYVDWDRHGLRDQIRQFLSDQSWGGEQGIRAGREAGREVVETWYGKNKPSGKYKGCAVYADFRELLEKEKGLDAVKIMTPDHLHATIAVAAMKKGLAAATHKPISNVMQEARLSIRTAAETGCATHLLAWNSGEGVARARAWIDSGAIGTLRQVHNWIDKPIWPQWTSKPVGAPPVPAGFDWDLWLGPCTERPYHPNYTHAVFRGWYDFGSGILGDMGHYSLWPVFREFALDAPVSVEATPSFTCEIRDHVSDVLVNDVAFPTAATMRFRFAARGERPALDLYWWDGGMRPHTPDELLADGEEMPKSGMLFVGDKGLILGDFLGNSPRLLPAARMRDFQDNAPAAPAHVSGVAHWVRAIRGGEPSPGRFENAAALAEMVCLGAVALRTGRRLEWDSANMKVTNVPEANDLLRRNYRTGWEL
- a CDS encoding PilZ domain-containing protein, which encodes MTTQSDKRRFKRVDYTIQVFLETGDSRQTYLETRDINMRGIFVETEAPLPVGVTGKLTIHLQFGSQSEEVNASFQVVRSQKAASEQPAGMGLEFTEIDSDSSITLFNMVKAHGGFDNI